In Maridesulfovibrio sp., a single genomic region encodes these proteins:
- a CDS encoding P-II family nitrogen regulator, with product MAMKMIKAIVRADAADSVADSLAEAGFASMTKINAFGRGKQKGITVGTIHYDELPRTILLMVVEEKDVDEVMKLIQGRAYTGNFGDGKIFVTPVEKSVTVRTGADGL from the coding sequence CGTGCGTGCAGATGCCGCAGACAGCGTGGCCGACAGCCTGGCCGAAGCCGGATTTGCTTCCATGACCAAAATCAACGCCTTCGGGCGCGGTAAGCAGAAAGGAATCACCGTCGGAACCATCCACTACGATGAACTGCCGCGCACCATTCTGCTGATGGTTGTGGAGGAAAAGGACGTGGACGAGGTCATGAAGCTCATACAGGGCAGGGCCTACACCGGCAACTTCGGCGACGGCAAGATCTTCGTCACCCCTGTTGAAAAATCGGTGACGGTGCGCACGGGCGCAGACGGTCTGTAG